Proteins from a genomic interval of Gloeocapsa sp. DLM2.Bin57:
- a CDS encoding response regulator, whose protein sequence is MQDKYTLLFVDDETDFEPLIRQLLAKEISEGKYDVLYVQSAQEAFQMILNDFERKIDLVFTDLKMPGQSFDGFELIEKLRLKKISIKIIVISAFGDFENVRNSLKKHNVIDFITKSATSDFNLPEIVKYSLEQLENINSESRNVRFQTLVKMVRELPSHRIKQLVENVLPSCSVEDLKQMQHQLVLEQALEQARQREAKKPVPFPLETTELIEKLKKGEIDVNTLNIDEFNSTHRGIGIYEKMLTRNGKQYGPYYHLHWFEDGRQKVYYLGKKKT, encoded by the coding sequence ATGCAAGACAAGTACACACTTCTTTTTGTTGATGATGAAACTGATTTTGAACCTCTGATTCGTCAACTCCTCGCCAAAGAGATTAGTGAAGGTAAGTATGACGTACTTTATGTTCAAAGTGCCCAAGAAGCTTTCCAGATGATCCTTAATGATTTCGAGAGAAAAATTGATCTCGTCTTTACTGATCTAAAAATGCCTGGACAGAGCTTTGATGGTTTTGAACTTATCGAAAAACTTCGCCTCAAAAAAATATCTATCAAAATTATTGTTATCAGTGCTTTTGGAGATTTTGAAAATGTTCGTAATTCTCTGAAAAAACATAATGTCATTGATTTTATCACTAAATCAGCTACATCTGATTTCAACTTACCTGAGATTGTTAAATACTCTTTGGAACAATTAGAGAATATCAACTCAGAGAGCCGAAACGTTCGTTTCCAAACTCTCGTCAAAATGGTAAGAGAGCTTCCTTCTCATAGGATAAAACAACTTGTCGAAAACGTTTTACCTTCATGCAGCGTCGAAGATCTAAAACAAATGCAGCATCAACTTGTCCTCGAACAAGCTTTAGAACAAGCTAGGCAACGAGAAGCAAAAAAACCAGTTCCCTTCCCTCTCGAAACAACCGAACTTATAGAAAAACTTAAAAAAGGTGAAATCGATGTCAATACACTTAATATTGACGAATTTAATTCTACTCATAGAGGTATTGGCATTTATGAAAAAATGTTAACAAGAAACGGAAAACAGTACGGTCCTTACTACCACCTTCACTGGTTTGAAGATGGCAGACAGAAAGTTTATTACCTCGGTAAAAAAAAGACCTAA